From the Manihot esculenta cultivar AM560-2 chromosome 3, M.esculenta_v8, whole genome shotgun sequence genome, one window contains:
- the LOC122723349 gene encoding F-box/LRR-repeat protein 15-like encodes MKIWCCLCFAFEDEEAPLKSNKVQDNAMREGILENDNNSESNIGNDVEDAEEAAATRLALALTDNGRERDDQDSLRLFEEMIRAMRGGGTNWDERAPVLDEVVHVVAPLALRKSAICFIRRLQGESSSSTAAAAPVTGRVSEDCDRDMHNKRAKVYSGFHDCRYTEAMSADAGNSSSSADRDFSLGQSSSAPSGNEIFYHNFMWSNSNDENPSDSSGGRDDEHEGGTSKSEDLEVRMDLTDDLLHMVFSFLDHINLSRAAMVCRQWRAASVHEDFWRCLNFENRNISIEQFEDMCQRYPNATEVNIHGVPNMHLLVMKAVYSLRNLQVLTLGRGQLGDHFFHALAECNMLKSLNVNDATLGNGVQEIPINHDRLHHLQLTKCRVVRISVRCPQLETLSLKRSNMAQAVLDCPLLHLLDIGSCHKLSDAAIRAAATSCPQLESLDMSNCSCVSDETLREIALTCVNLHILDASYCPNISLESVRLPMLTVLKLHSCEGIASASMAAISHSYMLEVLELVNCNLLTSVSLELPRLQNIQLVHCRKFADLNLRSIMLSSIMVSNCPALHRINITSNSLQKLSLQKQENLTTLALECQCLQEVDLTDCESLTNSVCEVFSDGGGCPMLRTLVLDNCESLTAVQFCSTSLVSLSLVGCRAIAALELSCPCLEKVCLDGCDHLERASFSLVALRSLNLGICPKLSMLNIEAPYMVSLELKGCGVLSEATINCPLLTSLDASFCSQLKDDCLSATTESCPLIESFILMSCPSVGSDGLYSLRWLPHLTLLDLSYTFLMNLQPVFESCLQLKVLKLQACKYLTDVSLEPLYKEGALPVLQELDLSYGTLCQSAIEELLACCTHLTHLSLNGCVNMHDLNWEYSGDQLSAYPSVYNSSTLLSDENIHQSTEQANRLLQNLNCVGCPNIRKVLIPPMACCFHLSSLNLSLSANLKEVDIVCFNLCFLNLSNCCSLEVLKLDCPRLTNLFLQVCS; translated from the exons ATGAAGATTTGGTGCTGCCTATGCTTCGCTTTCGAAGACGAAGAAGCACCATTAAAGAGTAATAAAGTTCAGGATAACGCCATGAGGGAGGGCATTTTGGAGAATGACAACAATTCCGAGAGCAACATTGGGAATGACGTCGAGGATGCTGAGGAAGCTGCAGCCACGAGATTAGCGCTTGCATTGACTGACAATGGGCGGGAGCGTGATGATCAGGACTCCTTGAGGTTGTTCGAGGAGATGATCAGAGCCATGCGTGGTGGTGGTACTAATTGGGACGAGCGGGCACCTGTTTTAGACGAGGTGGTGCATGTGGTTGCTCCACTTGCCTTAAGGAAGTCCGCTATTTGTTTCATACGGCGACTTCAGGGTGAGAGTAGTAGTTCCACGGCAGCAGCAGCCCCAGTGACAGGGCGTGTTAGCGAGGACTGCGATCGGGATATGCATAATAAGCGAGCCAAAGTTTACTCTGGTTTTCA TGATTGTCGTTATACAGAGGCCATGTCTGCAGATGCTGGCAATTCTAGTTCATCAGCTGACAGAGATTTTAGTTTAGGCCAGAGCTCTTCTGCTCCATCAGGGAATGAGATTTTCTATCACAATTTCATGTGGAGTAACAGTAACGACGAGAATCCCTCTGATTCTAGTGGTGGAAGAGATGATGAACATGAGGGTGGTACTTCTAAGTCAGAGGATTTAGAAGTTCGGATGGATCTTACAGATGATTTATTGCATATG GTTTTCTCTTTCTTGGACCACATTAATCTTAGTCGAGCTGCAATGGTCTGTAGGCAGTGGCGAGCAGCCAGTGTACATGAAGATTTCTGGAGGTGTCTGAATTTTGAGAATCGAAACATATCtattgaacaat TTGAAGATATGTGTCAGAGATACCCAAATGCCACTGAAGTGAATATTCATGGCGTTCCCAACATGCACTTGCTTGTTATGAAAGCAGTCTACTCATTAAG AAACCTTCAGGTTTTAACTTTGGGAAGAGGACAACTAGGGGATCATTTTTTTCATGCCTTAGCAGAGTGCAACATGCTGAAGAGTTTGAATGTCAATGATGCTACTCTGGGTAATGGTGTTCAGGAGATCCCGATAAACCATGATAGGTTGCATCATCTTCAGCTCACAAAATGCCGTGTGGTTAGGATATCTGTCAG GTGTCCACAACTTGAAACTTTGTCTCTGAAGCGCAGTAACATGGCACAGGCTGTACTTGATTGTCCTCTATTGCATCTCCTTGATATAGGGTCTTGCCACAAGCTTTCAGATGCCGCAATCCGTGCAGCAGCAACTTCATGTCCTCAATTGGAGTCTTTGGACATGTCAAATTGTTCATGTGTTAGTGATGAAACTTTACGTGAAATAGCCCTTACTTGTGTTAATCTTCATATTCTTGATGCTTCATATTGTCCAAACATATCACTTGAG TCTGTAAGATTGCCAATGTTGACAGTCCTCAAGCTTCATAGCTGTGAGGGAATCGCATCAGCTTCCATGGCTGCAATATCTCATAGTTACATGTTGGAG GTTTTGGAGCTTGTCAATTGCAACCTACTGACTTCTGTGTCATTGGAGCTTCCTCGCCTGCAGAACATACAACTAGTACATTGTCGCAA GTTTGCTGATCTGAACTTACGAAGTATCATGCTATCATCTATAATGGTGTCTAACTGTCCAGCACTCCATCGTATTAATATCACATCAAACTCACTTCAA AAACTATCATTGCAGAAACAGGAGAACCTAACAACATTGGCACTAGAATGCCAATGTTTGCAAGAAGTAGACCTCACAGATTGTGAATCTCTAACAAATTCTGTTTGTGAAGTTTTTAGTGATGGCGGTGGGTGCCCTATGCTAAGAACATTGGTTCTTGATAATTGTGAG AGCTTGACAGCCGTGCAATTCTGCAGTACCTCTTTAGTGAGTCTTTCCCTAGTTGGTTGCCGTGCTATTGCTGCTCTTGAATTGAGTTGCCCATGTCTTGAGAAAGTTTGTCTAGATGGTTGTGATCATCTTGAGAGAGCATCGTTTTCTCTT GTTGCACTTCGGTCGCTGAATTTGGGAATTTGTCCCAAATTAAGTATGCTTAATATTGAAGCACCATATATGGTCTCACTTGAGTTGAAAGGATGTGGTGTCCTGTCTGAAGCAACAATCAACTGTCCTCTCCTAACATCTCTGGATGCTTCCTTCTGCAG CCAACTCAAGGATGACTGCTTGTCTGCAACCACAGAGTCCTGCCCACTGATCGAGTCATTTATATTGATGTCTTGCCCATCTGTTGGTTCTGATGGACTTTACTCTTTGCGCTGGCTTCCGCACCTTACTCTGCTAGATTTGTCTTATACTTTCTTAATGAATCTGCAGCCAGTTTTTGAGTCTTGTTTGCAACTGAAG GTGCTAAAATTGCAAGCTTGCAAGTATCTTACTGATGTGTCTTTGGAGCCTCTTTACAAAGAAGGAGCTCTGCCAGTGCTTCAGGAGTTGGATTTGTCTTATGGTACTCTGTGTCAGTCTGCAATAGAGGAGCTTCTAGCTTGCTGTACCCATCTCACTCATTTGAGCTTGAATGGCTGCGTGAATATGCATGACCTTAATTGGGAATACAGTGGAGATCAACTTTCAGCGTATCCGAGTGTATATAATTCATCTACCCTGCTTTCTGATGAGAATATCCATCAATCAACCGAGCAGGCGAACCGGTTGCTACAGAACCTCAATTGTGTGGGTTGTCCGAACATTAGGAAAGTGCTCATTCCACCAATGGCATGTTGTTTCCATTTGTCATCATTAAACCTGTCTTTGTCTGCCAATTTGAAGGAAGTTGATATTGTTTGTTTTAATTTGTGTTTTCTCAATTTGAG TAATTGTTGCTCTTTGGAGGTATTGAAGCTTGACTGTCCTAGACTTACCAATCTCTTTCTTCAGGTATGTTCTTAG